The genomic interval AGAGAGAAAGAAGATATCGGATGAAATAGCAACCCTGAAAAGCCGTCAAGAGAAGGTGAAGGAATATGAAGATAAAAAGTTAAATATAGAAAAACAAAAAAAAGAGCTGGAGAATAAAGAGAAGACATTGCAAGGTCTTAAGTTCAGTATTAAAGAGGAAAAAAACAAGCTTCAGCTTATTTATGAAGGACTAAAGGAGATCCAGAAGGCGGAAATAGATCTTGAAAAGCTAATCAACATAAGGGATCAAAAACAGGAAATTTTAGAGGATGCTAGAAATTTATATAAATATACGAAACAATATATTACTAAAGCTAACAAGTACAAAAAAGAGATTCAAGCCTATGAGGAACTAGATAACAAATTTAAAGAGATTAAATTAATTTATGAAACAATGGAGGATAGCTTTAGAAGAGGACAGGCAGGACTTTTAGCTAGGGATTTAAGGGATGGCATGGAGTGTCCAGTATGTGGTTCCAGTCATCATCCAAAGCCTGCTGAGGCGGTTGAAGATGTACCCACAGAAGAAGAGATAAAGAAGATGAAACTTAAGCTGGATAAAGCAGCTGAGGAAAGGGACAAGAAATATGGTGAGGTCTCTAGATTACATGGAGATATACAAAATAGTGAAGTGGAGGTTTTACAGCGAAAGAATAGCTTGCTTGAAGCACTAGGGCAGGAAATAAAGGATTTAAAGCTTGAGGCTATGCTCCCTTATCTAGAGAAGCAGGGTGAGATGTTAAGTAGTGAATTAAAATCTCTAGAGGAACAATTAAATAGTTTGGAGATGATTGTTAAAGAGAAAAACAAGTTAGAAACCGACTTAAACCAGTGTGAGGATAATATTAATAAAAATCAATACCAAGTAGAAGAATTAGAAAAGGTATATACCCAGGACTATGGAGTTGTGAAGGCAGGGGAGGAACTTCTTATCAGTATTGAAAAGGAAATACCTCTAGCAATTCGTTCCTATACTAAGTTAACCTCTAAGATTAATGAGATTCAAGGTATTTTAGATAAGCTACAACAAAGTCATAAAAAAGCTCAAGAAAATTATAGCAAGGCCAGTAATGACCATGCATTTGCTGAGGCAAACTGTCAAACTCTTTGGAAAAGCCTAGAGGAAGAAAAACAGGAGATAGAGGCATTAAAACTAGAACTAGAAAATAGGATTAAAGCTGCTGGTTTTAATGACTATACTGAATATCATGTTAAAAAGATGAAGGAAGAACAAATAAAAGAATTAGAAACAGATATACTTGAGTATTATCAAAATCTAAAATCTCTAAAGGATAGGGTTGAGAAAGCAATAAAGGATACGAAGGATTTGAAGGAAGTATCTTTAGAAAAGCTTATTGAAGATTTAAAACAGCTTAAGAATCGAAAAAATCTCTTAGAGCCTAAGGAAAAACAGTTATTTTCAAGAATAAACAATAATAAGAAGGCTCTCAGAGAAATAGAAAAAATAAATGAGGACATAAGAAAAGATGAAGAAGTCTTTGGTGTTGTTGGGGAGCTTTCTAAAGTTGCCAATGGTGATAATGAAGAAAGAATAACCTTTGAAAGATATGTATTGGCTGCCTACTTTGATGAAATAATAAATGCCTCCAACATAAGATTAAATAAGATGGCAGGAGGAAGATATATACTTAGAAGAAAGGAAGAAAGGGGTAAAGGGAGAAGACAGGAGGGGCTTGAACTGGAGGTCTTTGATAACTATACAGGTAAAGCTCGTCATGTTAAGACCCTATCAGGAGGAGAAAGCTTCAAAGCATCCCTAGCCCTAGCCCTTGGATTGGCTGATGTTGTTCAGTCCTATGCTGGAGGCATAAGTCTAGATACGATGTTTGTAGATGAAGGCTTTGGAACTCTAGATCCTGAATCTCTAGATCATGCTATTCAATGCTTAATTGATCTTCAGATGGGGGGAAGACTTGTAGGAATTATATCCCATGTCCCTGAACTAAAGGAAAGAATAGATGTAAGACTAGAAATTACCCCTGCTAAGGAAGGTAGTAGGGTGAAGTTTGCAGTGTAATTCAAGAAAATATTAGCGCTTGCGCTTGCAATTATGTATCAAATTTTGTGGTTTTGTAAATATTTTTGTGTATATTTATTTTATGCTACTGATAACTATTTTTTATAACACAGGATGAGAAATTTTTCACAGAAGATTAAACATAAAGAGGATAGTTTGGTTTGTTTACCAAATTATCCTCTTTTAAGTTTTTATTCCTCTACATTTTCTTCTTTTTTATCTTCTTTATTGAGGTTTACCTTAGAAACGATATCTGGCACCATATCTAATAGTTTCTCTAGGCCACCTCGTTGGTTAACTGGTAGAATTTCAACCTTTCCATCGATAATAACAATAACAGCAGTAGGGGAGGCCTTTGCTCCAACACCACCACCAGAGCCTACACCTTTATTACCTTTTTCATCAATGCCATCACCGCTACCTGTTCCTAGGCCAAAGGATATATCCACCATAGGGATTAAAGTGATATCACCAACAACAATGGTTTCACCTACAACGGTTTTAGATGTAAAGAATTTTTCTAGCTTTTCAAATAAGACACTTGAGTTTTCACTAAAATTAACTGACATATTTCTTTTCCTCCTTTTTGTTTTTTCTTATTGATTTTATTGTTTTAATCATGGGTTTAGATAGTATCAATCTTATTATAACAATTAGCAGGGTAACGATAACTATCCTCCCTTGAATTTTAAACTCACCTTCAAGGACAGCTTCTCCAAAGGAAGGCGTGAGGGATACAGGATAATCCTTAATAAGGGGGTATAGGGAACTTGTAATAACTAATCCCATTGCAGTATAATAGGGATCATCAAAGCCATATTTTCCTTTAACAACTAGTTTTTTAGGTTTGAGATACTTCCATATTCTTTTGATAAAATCAATCAAGATAGATATTGTTTCTTGATTAAAATCCTCTAGAATAGACCAGTCTTTTTTCTTAGGTTTAGAAGTTTTCTTTTTATCTTTAACTTTTTTCGATTTTTTTGACTTTTTTACAGAGATATCATCTTTAATATCTATTGGGATACTTATACCTAAAGGTTTTACGATAATCTTTGACATGTGAGAATCCATCATTGTAAAATTGACCTCGATAATCTTCCAAAAACAGCTAATTCTTCCTTGTAACATGGTTTTTTCGTGTTTGCAGGCTCCCACAGCATACTCTATAGGTAGGACTATGAAAAGAATCAATATAAAAATAATAAATAATAGTAGATAACCTAGAATGGCCCAAATAATCATATGCTATTCCTCGTTAACAGATTTTTTTTCTCCTTACAGCTTCCTGTGGTAAAGAAATGTTGGAAGCATACTCTAAATCCTAGAAAAGTAGTTTCAATTCAGTAAGATATCTTTGACATTTCTTACACCTCCCATAACCCTTCTTTGTTTAAGTTGATGCTTTAACAATTTTCTCCCCTCTGTACCATACATTTATATATACACAGAATATCATAAAAAGTTTCATAAAATAAAATATTTTTGAAAAAATCATTGTAAAATTGTATATCTATGAAATTATTCAAAGGTTAACTAGGGGATAAGAGTTTGAGGTTTATTACCTTTGTGACTGTACAATTTTTAAAAATAAATTCTTTAAAACATTGGAAAATCTTGAAGAACTGTTATTAAATTATTTTATGTAACTTAAATTCAGACCTGTTCATATCATATAACAAAACTACCTATTTAGATATTTATGCTTAAATATCTAAATAGGTAAAATGGAGGTATAATGATATGATTAGACAAATGCAGAGAATACCCATTGGTTGTCCAATAGGGTTTAGTGGACGATATATAGTTTTACCAGGAAATACAATGTTTATGATTGCTCAAATATTTAGAGTTACATTAGCTAGTCTTATTGCAGCAAATCCACATATTGAAAATCCTAACTTAATTTTTCCAGGAGATGTGTTATGTGTACCAGCATTAATGAGAATTCCTTGTTGTGTTATATTGACACCAAGGGGGACAGTGCCTTTTGGAACAGGTGGTGTAGCTTTTGTTAATTTTGGACCTAGAGGGGGGCAAGTAATTAATGTTATGGCAACCCTTCCGCCACCTTCATTTTTTGGCAATTATGATTCCTATATAGCTACAGCCTTCTTAAGGGATATTGGAGGGTTTGGGAATCAACTATTTCCTACTCTTGAGGACCCTCCAACATGGAGTACAAGAATAGAATTTCCCACAGCTATATCTTTAACAGCTGATGTGCAGGTGGTTGTGGAGCCTTTTAGTGCTATTACAGGAATAACTGGACCGATTATCCTCCAAAATAATCTAAGGGCTTGTGATGTTTAGTAATAATAAATATGGAGTAGAAAAGGATTCAGCTATAATTCAGAGGGGAGAAAACTCCCTCTGAATTAAGTTTTTATCTAAAACATTTATTGG from Natronincola ferrireducens carries:
- a CDS encoding AAA family ATPase, which produces MRPLKLIISGFGPYANLQTVDFEELKNKNIFLITGPTGAGKTTIFDAISYALFGEASGSSRSKDSLRSDFATQETLTYVELDFELRGKVYKVKRVPQQERKKLKGEGTVQKNTEAELILPSGEIITRVTAVDEKISRVLGINKNQFRQIVMLPQGEFRKLLEAESIEREAIFRKIFGTEAFETIQRKLEDQRKSISKKIGEKQTRRDTHAKNIETGGDEALHRLIYAKDMNIAEIINRTKLLIEEDEKKNQEIAQEIKGIIGEQEKLQQQFVEGQETNKKINDKIELEKEYTDHVLKEKEYKEKNLRLERGRKTLPIIELENTYIQREKALEMRHKEYREATESLNIAKDNLLQTAQQIKIEEAKEPERKKISDEIATLKSRQEKVKEYEDKKLNIEKQKKELENKEKTLQGLKFSIKEEKNKLQLIYEGLKEIQKAEIDLEKLINIRDQKQEILEDARNLYKYTKQYITKANKYKKEIQAYEELDNKFKEIKLIYETMEDSFRRGQAGLLARDLRDGMECPVCGSSHHPKPAEAVEDVPTEEEIKKMKLKLDKAAEERDKKYGEVSRLHGDIQNSEVEVLQRKNSLLEALGQEIKDLKLEAMLPYLEKQGEMLSSELKSLEEQLNSLEMIVKEKNKLETDLNQCEDNINKNQYQVEELEKVYTQDYGVVKAGEELLISIEKEIPLAIRSYTKLTSKINEIQGILDKLQQSHKKAQENYSKASNDHAFAEANCQTLWKSLEEEKQEIEALKLELENRIKAAGFNDYTEYHVKKMKEEQIKELETDILEYYQNLKSLKDRVEKAIKDTKDLKEVSLEKLIEDLKQLKNRKNLLEPKEKQLFSRINNNKKALREIEKINEDIRKDEEVFGVVGELSKVANGDNEERITFERYVLAAYFDEIINASNIRLNKMAGGRYILRRKEERGKGRRQEGLELEVFDNYTGKARHVKTLSGGESFKASLALALGLADVVQSYAGGISLDTMFVDEGFGTLDPESLDHAIQCLIDLQMGGRLVGIISHVPELKERIDVRLEITPAKEGSRVKFAV
- a CDS encoding GerW family sporulation protein, producing the protein MSVNFSENSSVLFEKLEKFFTSKTVVGETIVVGDITLIPMVDISFGLGTGSGDGIDEKGNKGVGSGGGVGAKASPTAVIVIIDGKVEILPVNQRGGLEKLLDMVPDIVSKVNLNKEDKKEENVEE
- a CDS encoding DUF2953 domain-containing protein produces the protein MIIWAILGYLLLFIIFILILFIVLPIEYAVGACKHEKTMLQGRISCFWKIIEVNFTMMDSHMSKIIVKPLGISIPIDIKDDISVKKSKKSKKVKDKKKTSKPKKKDWSILEDFNQETISILIDFIKRIWKYLKPKKLVVKGKYGFDDPYYTAMGLVITSSLYPLIKDYPVSLTPSFGEAVLEGEFKIQGRIVIVTLLIVIIRLILSKPMIKTIKSIRKNKKEEKKYVS
- a CDS encoding LysM peptidoglycan-binding domain-containing protein; translation: MIRQMQRIPIGCPIGFSGRYIVLPGNTMFMIAQIFRVTLASLIAANPHIENPNLIFPGDVLCVPALMRIPCCVILTPRGTVPFGTGGVAFVNFGPRGGQVINVMATLPPPSFFGNYDSYIATAFLRDIGGFGNQLFPTLEDPPTWSTRIEFPTAISLTADVQVVVEPFSAITGITGPIILQNNLRACDV